A region of Photobacterium sanguinicancri DNA encodes the following proteins:
- a CDS encoding YfbU family protein, translating to MEMTNAQRLILSNQYYLMSQLTPENAAKYRRLQTIVERGYGLQMRELDKDFGNMSENTCRQVIDFMEMHHAMQESHKMLNEGDQSQVDTRRLQFLGFDAATESQLVHYVRFLTEEEGLYPQFDKTEHQFNSQVAMLDKYQRMLQTWRNCPRQYHLCATELQQILSA from the coding sequence ATGGAAATGACCAACGCACAACGCTTAATCTTATCTAACCAGTATTACCTTATGTCTCAGTTAACACCTGAGAACGCAGCAAAGTACCGTCGTCTACAAACAATTGTAGAACGTGGCTACGGTTTACAAATGCGTGAACTAGATAAAGATTTCGGTAACATGAGCGAGAACACTTGCCGCCAAGTGATCGATTTCATGGAAATGCACCACGCAATGCAAGAGTCACACAAAATGTTAAATGAAGGCGATCAAAGTCAAGTCGACACACGCCGCCTTCAATTCTTAGGTTTTGACGCTGCGACTGAATCTCAACTGGTACACTATGTTCGCTTCCTAACAGAAGAAGAAGGTTTGTACCCGCAGTTTGATAAAACTGAGCACCAATTCAACAGCCAAGTTGCAATGCTTGATAAATACCAACGCATGCTACAAACATGGCGCAATTGTCCACGCCAGTACCACCTATGTGCGACAGAGCTACAACAAATTCTTAGTGCGTAA
- a CDS encoding NupC/NupG family nucleoside CNT transporter — protein sequence MQLISGLVGILALILIAYFLSEKRSHINWRTVLGALAIQMTFAAIVLYSENGRAALGEFSSAVQNIINFSNEGISFLFGGLVSDKMFELFAGGGFIMAFRVLPVVVFFSAFVAVLYYLGIMQLLVGTLGRALSKMLGTSRAESISATANIFLGISEAPLTVRPYIARMTRSELFAVMVGGMASVAGSVLVGYSQMGIPLEYLLAASFMAAPAGLMMAKLLIPETEQACDSAESAEDEKKPANIIDAAAQGALQGMQLALNIGAMLLAFISLIAMLNALLGWAGSLAGFEGLSLDLVFGYLFLPFAYIAGLWDFDAAQQMATLFGTKTTINEFVAFSQLAPMIESGVLDKRTEVIIAFALCGFANFGSIAVLLGCMGLMAQTRYDEIAKLGMKSLVAATLANLLNATVAGLFISLTL from the coding sequence ATGCAATTGATTTCTGGTTTGGTCGGTATTCTGGCTTTAATTTTAATCGCTTATTTTTTATCAGAGAAGCGTTCACACATTAACTGGCGTACCGTGTTGGGGGCGCTGGCTATTCAAATGACTTTTGCCGCTATTGTTTTGTATAGCGAAAATGGTCGTGCCGCATTGGGTGAGTTTTCGAGTGCAGTACAGAACATCATTAATTTCAGTAATGAAGGCATTAGCTTTTTGTTTGGCGGATTAGTATCAGACAAAATGTTTGAGCTGTTTGCTGGCGGTGGTTTCATTATGGCTTTCCGTGTATTACCTGTAGTGGTCTTTTTCTCTGCTTTTGTCGCGGTATTGTATTACCTCGGTATCATGCAGTTACTGGTTGGTACTTTAGGTCGTGCTTTATCAAAAATGTTAGGAACAAGCCGTGCTGAATCTATTTCAGCTACCGCCAACATCTTCCTTGGTATTTCAGAAGCACCACTCACGGTTCGTCCTTATATTGCACGCATGACACGTTCAGAGCTTTTTGCCGTAATGGTGGGTGGTATGGCATCGGTTGCGGGTTCAGTGCTTGTGGGGTATTCACAAATGGGTATCCCATTAGAATACTTACTGGCTGCATCATTTATGGCAGCGCCTGCTGGTTTGATGATGGCAAAGCTTCTGATCCCTGAAACAGAGCAAGCGTGTGATTCTGCTGAAAGTGCTGAAGACGAGAAAAAGCCGGCCAATATTATTGATGCGGCAGCGCAGGGTGCTCTACAAGGCATGCAACTAGCACTAAATATTGGTGCGATGTTGTTGGCTTTCATTAGCTTGATTGCGATGCTGAACGCATTATTAGGTTGGGCGGGTTCATTAGCTGGTTTTGAAGGGCTTTCGCTCGATCTGGTGTTTGGCTACTTATTCTTACCATTTGCTTATATTGCGGGTTTATGGGATTTCGACGCTGCCCAGCAAATGGCCACCTTATTTGGTACCAAAACTACCATTAATGAATTTGTGGCATTTTCCCAACTTGCGCCAATGATTGAAAGTGGTGTGCTAGATAAGCGTACTGAAGTGATTATTGCGTTCGCATTATGTGGTTTTGCTAACTTTGGTTCGATAGCGGTGCTATTGGGTTGCATGGGGCTGATGGCTCAAACGCGTTACGATGAAATTGCTAAGCTAGGTATGAAATCATTAGTCGCAGCAACCTTAGCTAACTTGTTGAATGCAACGGTAGCAGGATTGTTTATTTCGCTGACGCTTTAA
- a CDS encoding ATP-binding protein, translating into MVNVNTIGNRLIFAIGFMAMLTIGVSGVAVYNWETLDDHIEEIVTVNMPTLRSSYQLERNTAGLQAALNKISMNTDPIVHKELQQKITAKLQLINLAIKDTVSMEQYNAILATQKGLADTLSQYTQQLEQRNIQRNTLLQVENNIHWIHQDLINELPLLQQEVEWQLTRMLPNIIDTNAIIDVMTEFSLIQSITVKENELHQLAQEIILQHHSRDLSNAFYFIGYKIAEVQTMSEQLSHYPSTSTYREHLNDLIAIVAPNGQLEQQLRKDSEIYHAINQYEQDIQQRLARQEALIQKMVTNADASLIDLNDQTRNAIIISNLILLGAVCLSILMAIILSIYLVGRGIVKRLNTLGRHLHEVTKGNLNVEIQVTGNDEIGLIGESLRQFCLQMQEMERTNALNLINNTQASIITCDLAGHVESVNSSAQQLFKHQKDNTENMVVWQLFNSNIDSRLESLFHPASPLLENGACNLTLKHYHNEEHLYLRLDFRLFKQGTTDKVIITMTDITEQEKAARWLESIVYEKTESLTNRNRQLRAEIEDRKRIEQDLRSTQDELIQAAKMAVVGQTMTSLAHELNQPLSAISTHVFATKMAVKQSKIDKLPSSLEKIEGLTARMGRIIASLRNFSKKQSADNPLKNIAVSDSVEQAMQIVEGRARVQKTTIENAISPDLKINADDVQFEQVLVNLLVNSCDAVASCDNRHIRVHLLSQDNSTTLIAVSDSGKGFDATMMEKLFTPFTTTKDVGLGLGLSICRSILTRFGGSISLASALEGGAMVILELPTHENN; encoded by the coding sequence ATGGTTAATGTGAATACCATTGGTAACCGCCTCATTTTCGCGATTGGCTTTATGGCAATGCTAACGATCGGGGTGAGTGGCGTTGCTGTGTATAACTGGGAAACGCTAGACGATCATATTGAAGAAATTGTCACCGTAAACATGCCGACACTCCGTTCGAGTTATCAGCTAGAACGTAATACTGCGGGACTTCAAGCGGCACTAAATAAGATCAGTATGAATACCGATCCTATTGTGCATAAAGAGTTACAGCAAAAAATCACAGCCAAGCTCCAGCTTATCAATTTAGCCATTAAAGACACCGTCAGCATGGAGCAATACAATGCCATTTTGGCGACTCAGAAAGGGCTAGCAGATACGTTAAGCCAATACACGCAACAACTTGAGCAGCGTAATATTCAGCGTAATACGCTGTTGCAAGTCGAAAATAATATTCACTGGATACACCAAGATTTAATCAATGAATTACCCCTGCTACAGCAAGAAGTAGAATGGCAACTTACCCGTATGCTACCCAACATCATAGACACCAATGCGATCATTGATGTTATGACTGAGTTCTCGTTGATTCAATCCATCACGGTCAAAGAAAACGAACTTCACCAGTTAGCACAAGAAATTATTTTGCAGCACCATAGCCGCGATCTCAGCAACGCATTTTACTTTATTGGCTACAAGATCGCAGAAGTTCAAACCATGAGCGAACAACTGAGCCATTACCCCTCAACCTCAACCTATCGTGAGCATTTGAATGATCTGATCGCTATCGTTGCCCCCAATGGCCAGCTAGAACAGCAGTTACGAAAAGATTCTGAAATCTACCACGCCATAAATCAATACGAACAAGATATTCAACAGCGTTTAGCACGCCAAGAAGCATTAATTCAAAAGATGGTTACCAATGCAGACGCCAGTTTAATCGACCTAAACGACCAGACAAGAAATGCCATCATTATCAGTAACTTAATATTATTGGGTGCCGTTTGTTTATCCATTTTAATGGCCATTATTTTGTCTATTTACTTAGTTGGCCGAGGAATTGTAAAACGCTTGAATACACTAGGTAGGCATTTACATGAAGTCACTAAAGGCAACTTAAATGTTGAAATTCAAGTAACGGGTAATGATGAGATTGGTTTGATCGGCGAAAGCTTGCGTCAGTTTTGCCTTCAAATGCAAGAAATGGAACGCACTAACGCACTTAATCTGATTAACAATACACAAGCCAGTATCATCACTTGTGATTTGGCGGGTCATGTCGAATCGGTCAACTCAAGTGCCCAACAACTGTTTAAACATCAAAAAGATAATACTGAAAACATGGTGGTATGGCAGCTATTTAATAGTAATATTGATTCGCGACTAGAGTCACTATTCCACCCTGCTAGTCCACTGCTAGAAAACGGGGCCTGTAACCTGACGCTCAAGCATTACCACAACGAAGAGCATCTCTACCTACGCCTCGACTTTCGCCTGTTTAAACAAGGAACGACAGACAAAGTTATCATCACGATGACAGACATCACCGAACAAGAAAAAGCCGCCCGCTGGCTCGAAAGTATCGTGTATGAAAAAACAGAATCACTGACCAATCGCAACCGCCAGCTTCGTGCTGAAATTGAAGATCGTAAACGCATTGAACAAGATCTGCGTTCAACTCAAGATGAATTAATTCAAGCGGCTAAAATGGCGGTTGTGGGTCAAACTATGACATCACTCGCACATGAGTTAAACCAACCCTTATCAGCCATCTCTACCCATGTTTTTGCGACTAAAATGGCGGTTAAGCAAAGCAAAATTGATAAATTGCCGAGCAGTCTTGAAAAAATAGAAGGTTTAACCGCACGTATGGGCCGTATCATTGCGAGCCTGCGCAACTTTTCTAAAAAACAATCCGCTGATAACCCATTAAAAAATATTGCGGTCAGTGACTCGGTCGAGCAAGCAATGCAGATTGTTGAAGGACGAGCTCGAGTACAAAAAACAACAATCGAAAATGCAATATCGCCAGATCTGAAAATCAATGCCGATGACGTGCAATTTGAACAAGTATTAGTGAACTTATTGGTAAATAGCTGTGATGCTGTCGCAAGTTGCGATAATCGCCACATTCGAGTCCATTTACTATCGCAAGACAATAGCACCACCCTGATCGCTGTAAGTGATTCAGGTAAAGGTTTTGATGCCACCATGATGGAGAAACTCTTCACGCCATTCACCACAACAAAAGATGTGGGATTAGGCCTTGGTTTAAGCATCTGCCGCTCAATTTTGACCCGATTTGGGGGAAGCATTTCCCTCGCGTCTGCCCTCGAGGGGGGCGCCATGGTGATACTGGAGTTACCTACACATGAAAATAACTAA
- a CDS encoding ABC transporter substrate-binding protein yields MYRLITLLLMLLPQAVFAYNTPLIVLTTFSQNSLGTLISDYQAKYPDVKIKILHRHEDAALRLLNDSTHDIDMVISTSIPIFEQLKQSNALMKLPSVSEKFANAEVKATLQQFNKKIALLGYSRYGFMWNQRYLEKHNLDRPSSWESLTHPQYFQHLIMATPSRSISSHYMVESILQHYGWQAGWKLLYKISGNLASVSMFNVTDQISRGLVGVAPVMDVFAFRTQKPFPFIGFSYQPNSPVLPAYMGSIKNLHHSDKTVPFLQYIESFQSNKSPQQEIHQRYPHSHDHNVLSEGQRLDYALIKQRGVIVKQLFTHTIVHSLALHNKAWLLINKIQTFSQLTQQQQRQLKQAITLATTPPISEQDLKDILKNGSKLSSKKHQGLNDSHLWCLDMYEQLNASIAITEDIVMELEVYHHG; encoded by the coding sequence ATGTACCGCTTGATTACTCTTTTATTGATGCTACTCCCACAGGCTGTGTTTGCTTACAACACGCCTCTTATTGTGCTAACAACTTTCAGTCAAAATTCACTGGGTACATTAATTTCGGATTATCAGGCCAAATATCCAGATGTAAAAATAAAGATATTGCATCGCCACGAAGATGCCGCTTTACGATTACTCAATGATTCTACGCACGATATTGATATGGTGATTTCAACCTCGATCCCCATTTTTGAGCAACTGAAACAAAGCAATGCATTAATGAAATTACCAAGCGTCAGTGAAAAATTTGCTAATGCAGAAGTAAAAGCGACCCTTCAACAATTTAATAAAAAAATCGCATTACTAGGCTATTCCCGTTACGGATTTATGTGGAATCAACGCTATTTAGAAAAACACAACCTCGACCGACCAAGCAGTTGGGAAAGCTTGACGCATCCACAATATTTTCAGCACTTAATCATGGCAACGCCTTCGCGATCCATCTCTAGTCATTACATGGTTGAAAGTATTTTGCAGCATTACGGCTGGCAAGCAGGCTGGAAACTGTTGTACAAAATCAGCGGTAACCTCGCTTCTGTATCCATGTTTAATGTGACAGACCAAATATCTCGTGGTTTAGTTGGTGTTGCGCCTGTTATGGATGTATTCGCCTTCAGAACTCAGAAGCCTTTCCCTTTTATTGGCTTTAGTTACCAACCGAACAGCCCTGTTTTACCCGCTTATATGGGCAGTATAAAAAACTTACATCACTCAGATAAAACAGTGCCTTTTTTACAATACATTGAATCTTTTCAAAGTAATAAATCGCCACAGCAAGAAATCCATCAGCGCTACCCTCACTCACATGATCATAACGTGCTGTCAGAAGGTCAGCGCCTTGACTACGCATTGATCAAGCAACGTGGGGTTATTGTGAAACAACTGTTTACTCATACAATTGTTCACTCACTGGCACTACACAATAAAGCTTGGCTACTGATCAATAAAATACAAACATTTAGCCAGCTTACGCAACAACAACAGCGGCAGTTAAAACAAGCTATAACGCTTGCAACAACCCCTCCAATCTCAGAGCAAGATCTTAAAGACATTCTGAAAAATGGTAGCAAGCTATCGAGCAAAAAACACCAAGGGCTAAATGACAGTCACTTATGGTGTCTAGATATGTATGAGCAACTCAACGCTTCGATCGCAATAACCGAAGATATCGTGATGGAGCTCGAGGTCTATCATCATGGTTAA